One segment of Leptospirillum ferrooxidans C2-3 DNA contains the following:
- a CDS encoding sensor histidine kinase, with amino-acid sequence MERKPLLVSVVLLALVMMGSVAFISWESVSSFARREELVSHSYLIMTNINRMLSFLEDEETGERGYFITGSSSYLTPYSEAIKRSRNEILLLKNLTRDDPFQQKNLDELQSLSERRLTYLKAGVSIRQKYRTPDPEQSLLIMDLAKSDMDRIRSVIKRMRSEESLRVANYRKESDLHSDRVHRVILAGYLLASAMIMISLAFLFRELSAHERAERENRRLTREYEDLYDYAPCGYHSIDKNGLMVRINKTELGWLGYEAHEVVGVKHYHEFMTPASREVYEREFDRFKESGMVRDVEFEFVRKDGSHFWALSNATAIRDLKGGFLLSRSVLIDITDRIRDRKVILDLNDLLSSHAKELEEKNKELEGFTYSVSHDLRSPLRAIDGFSRILMEDYGKGLDREAMRLLGIVRENTARMSQLIDDLLTLSRMGKAPLEKRWVDMTSLAKKAVGEVGVVSSFSGSILVGDLPRAFGDSSLLFQVFLNLLSNSVKFTQKTESPRISVEGQKRDGEVVYSISDNGEGFEMKYYKKLFGVFQRLHSQEDFPGTGVGLAIVHRIVSRHGGRVWAVGKPKEGATFFFSIPVPLVPEDDQETFSGRSLETATMDTREDAS; translated from the coding sequence TTGGAACGGAAACCTCTTCTGGTCTCGGTGGTTCTTCTGGCTCTTGTGATGATGGGGTCGGTGGCCTTTATCTCTTGGGAGAGCGTCTCTTCGTTTGCCCGCCGGGAAGAGCTTGTCTCCCATTCTTACCTGATCATGACCAATATCAACCGGATGCTCTCCTTTCTGGAGGATGAAGAAACCGGAGAGCGGGGCTATTTTATCACAGGATCCTCCTCCTACCTTACCCCTTACAGTGAGGCGATCAAACGCTCCCGAAACGAAATCCTCCTCCTGAAAAACCTCACGAGAGATGATCCCTTCCAGCAAAAAAATCTCGATGAACTTCAGAGTCTTTCCGAAAGGCGGCTGACCTACCTGAAGGCGGGTGTGAGCATAAGGCAAAAATATCGGACACCGGATCCGGAGCAAAGCCTTCTCATCATGGATCTTGCCAAATCGGACATGGACCGGATCCGGTCGGTTATCAAAAGGATGCGCAGTGAAGAGTCTTTGCGGGTGGCCAATTACCGGAAGGAATCGGATCTCCATTCCGACAGGGTCCACCGGGTCATTCTGGCAGGGTATCTTCTGGCGTCCGCGATGATCATGATTTCGCTCGCGTTTTTGTTCCGGGAGCTTTCGGCCCATGAAAGGGCAGAAAGGGAAAATCGCAGATTGACCAGGGAGTATGAAGATCTCTATGACTATGCTCCATGCGGCTACCATTCCATAGATAAAAATGGTCTCATGGTCCGGATCAACAAGACGGAGCTTGGCTGGCTTGGATATGAAGCGCATGAGGTGGTCGGCGTGAAACATTATCATGAATTTATGACACCCGCCTCCCGTGAAGTCTATGAGCGGGAGTTTGACCGGTTCAAGGAATCCGGAATGGTCAGGGATGTCGAGTTCGAGTTTGTCCGAAAGGACGGAAGCCATTTTTGGGCGCTCTCGAATGCGACGGCCATCAGGGACCTGAAAGGGGGGTTCCTGTTGAGCCGTTCGGTGCTGATTGATATTACGGACAGGATCCGGGACCGGAAAGTGATCCTTGACCTCAACGATCTCCTGTCCTCCCATGCGAAGGAGCTTGAAGAGAAGAACAAGGAACTCGAGGGATTTACCTACTCTGTTTCCCACGATCTCCGCTCTCCTCTTCGGGCGATCGACGGTTTTTCCCGGATTCTGATGGAGGATTACGGAAAGGGGCTCGACAGGGAAGCCATGAGGCTTTTGGGGATCGTACGTGAAAATACCGCCAGAATGTCGCAGTTGATCGACGATTTGCTGACTCTTTCCCGAATGGGGAAGGCTCCTCTTGAAAAGCGGTGGGTGGATATGACCTCCCTGGCAAAGAAGGCGGTGGGGGAGGTTGGGGTTGTTTCCTCTTTTTCAGGGAGTATTCTGGTTGGAGATCTCCCCAGGGCGTTTGGCGATTCTTCCCTTTTGTTTCAGGTGTTCCTGAATCTTCTGTCGAACTCCGTGAAATTCACGCAAAAGACAGAATCCCCCCGGATCAGTGTCGAGGGGCAAAAAAGGGACGGAGAGGTGGTTTACTCCATCTCCGACAATGGGGAAGGTTTTGAGATGAAATATTACAAAAAGCTGTTTGGGGTCTTTCAACGGCTTCATTCCCAGGAGGATTTCCCGGGAACAGGTGTTGGTCTTGCCATTGTCCACCGGATTGTCTCCAGACACGGTGGCCGGGTCTGGGCAGTGGGCAAGCCAAAAGAGGGGGCCACATTCTTTTTTTCCATTCCGGTTCCCCTTGTTCCGGAAGATGATCAGGAGACTTTTTCCGGAAGATCGTTAGAAACCGCCACCATGGATACAAGAGAGGATGCATCATGA
- a CDS encoding response regulator, whose amino-acid sequence MSELVGPVEILLVEDNPFDAELTMRALKSHHLTNSIYWVTDGQEAIDFLFCQGRFANRPPHPVLKLVLLDIKLPKLDGTEVLKILKSHEETRFIPVVMLTSSTEEADLLESYNLGVNSYIVKPVEFEQFMKTVSDAGLYWTVVNRLPDGAPGNEGE is encoded by the coding sequence ATGAGCGAGTTGGTGGGGCCTGTCGAGATTCTCCTTGTGGAAGATAACCCCTTTGATGCGGAACTGACGATGAGGGCCCTTAAAAGCCATCATCTGACAAACAGCATCTATTGGGTGACCGATGGTCAGGAGGCGATCGATTTTCTGTTTTGCCAGGGGCGATTTGCCAATAGGCCGCCCCATCCTGTCCTGAAGCTTGTCCTTCTGGATATCAAGCTTCCGAAGCTTGACGGGACTGAGGTGTTAAAAATTCTCAAAAGCCATGAGGAAACCCGGTTCATTCCGGTGGTGATGCTCACCTCGTCGACCGAAGAGGCGGATCTTCTGGAGAGCTACAACCTGGGCGTCAACAGCTATATCGTCAAACCGGTGGAGTTTGAGCAATTCATGAAAACGGTCTCCGATGCGGGGCTTTACTGGACAGTGGTGAACCGTCTTCCCGATGGCGCTCCCGGAAACGAGGGGGAGTGA
- a CDS encoding helix-turn-helix domain-containing protein, whose product MNQSNLPGDGHALPGPHSIRITLHSRSERVMNELDLVLDRFGLRAERFLEDYRPMDDFPGIDLLVMDLDSLSERDRRGIRHPLILSGDATELPHKLHLFLDRLRWEDGRGEAFDHLIRRKVRDFMVRSSGRGAPGGLGIFAFFRSMMEEILVSEALAISRGNQVKGARLLGISRTTLREKLKQNEDLEGGACQ is encoded by the coding sequence ATGAACCAGTCCAATCTTCCCGGGGATGGCCATGCCCTCCCCGGCCCCCATTCGATCAGGATCACCCTTCACTCCCGTTCGGAAAGGGTGATGAATGAGCTTGATTTGGTTCTGGACCGATTTGGACTTCGCGCGGAGAGGTTTCTGGAGGATTATCGTCCAATGGATGACTTTCCCGGGATCGACCTTCTGGTAATGGATCTGGATTCCCTATCGGAACGGGATCGGCGGGGGATCCGCCATCCTCTGATCCTTTCGGGAGACGCGACTGAGCTTCCCCATAAGCTGCACCTTTTCCTGGACCGTCTGAGGTGGGAAGACGGAAGGGGTGAGGCTTTTGATCATCTTATCCGGAGAAAAGTCCGGGATTTCATGGTTCGATCAAGCGGCCGGGGAGCACCGGGAGGGCTGGGGATCTTTGCTTTTTTCCGGTCGATGATGGAAGAGATTCTGGTCTCAGAGGCCCTGGCGATTTCCCGCGGGAATCAGGTCAAGGGTGCCAGACTTCTGGGAATCAGCCGCACGACCCTTCGGGAAAAATTGAAGCAAAATGAAGATCTGGAGGGGGGGGCATGCCAATAG
- a CDS encoding hybrid sensor histidine kinase/response regulator codes for MNGIEALRSRLRENNSQEHEQAFIRLAIGILGSLYLLALPSGGDRAGQLLLSVHRYSIFFFLSLSVLIIVSIFHRPRPSPVRKTLGIFLDLSTASFVMATSGEQGLPMGVIYLWVIMGNGFRYGLPYLALSTSVSFVGLLSVFFISSFWRSHPILFWSQFLAIVVLPLYMAVLLDKQKKLIDMANEANRAKSRFLANMSHELRTPLNGIIGMGDILLSKNPTEKQRGLIETMQVSANNLVEMIEKILDFSKIEAGRVVSESRRFNLDQFVYQTLSSIEPLAINKSLPFKVIWDSRLPVFLNGDASHLRQILINLLGNAVKFTSTGAVSLSIRVAFDDPSGSRLRFEVSDTGVGIPESMKSRIFERFMQGDETVTKRFGGTGLGLSYARQLVELLGGSIGFQSKEGVGSTFWFEVPFGREDNPDPSLIKTAPRVFFWGQHEDFGHYEEILAPFAGDLRLIPAGARALFFYEPNDLRGVFVAKIDSSNRDLFWNILSDKEDSRVLSSMLKVLILADDLPEPSPGDLPAGGSYVITRAFPDRLLRSIALWSLEDGHSGVQESAAPVISPPGRALRILVAEDNSVNQKVVEGILAGAGHMVRIVSDGEMALDCLESETFDLMILDLCMPVMGGLDVLKTHHFMEGKSPVPAIILSANATKEAADSCFEARAQAFLTKPIQISLLLSEIDRITSAGDRPGSSSPDTSSFSGLDPSILDKAILAELEKVSPDPGFIRTLLQGFLSDGERLLSLMEDSLLRCDFPEFMDAVHGLKGSAIQIGAQKLVKLLSDTESMEISLILSGRAMFVMDRIREVFFLTASEIRRFVDEETDLFDDSNKKRESFTNS; via the coding sequence ATGAATGGAATAGAAGCTCTTCGTTCGAGACTTCGGGAAAACAATAGCCAGGAACATGAGCAGGCTTTCATTCGTCTTGCCATCGGCATCCTGGGATCGTTGTACCTTCTCGCCTTGCCTTCAGGCGGGGATCGGGCGGGACAGCTTCTCCTGTCTGTCCATCGCTATTCCATTTTTTTCTTCCTCTCTCTTTCCGTTCTGATCATTGTTTCGATATTCCATCGTCCCCGTCCCTCTCCTGTCCGGAAAACGCTGGGCATCTTTCTCGATCTGTCCACCGCGTCTTTTGTCATGGCGACCAGCGGTGAGCAGGGACTTCCCATGGGTGTCATCTACCTTTGGGTGATCATGGGAAACGGTTTTCGCTATGGACTTCCGTATCTTGCTTTGTCGACATCTGTTTCTTTTGTTGGCCTTCTCTCGGTGTTTTTTATAAGCTCGTTCTGGAGAAGCCATCCGATCCTCTTCTGGAGCCAGTTTCTTGCGATTGTAGTTCTTCCGCTTTATATGGCCGTTCTTCTTGATAAGCAAAAAAAGCTGATCGATATGGCCAATGAGGCCAATCGGGCCAAATCCCGTTTTTTGGCCAATATGAGCCACGAGCTGAGGACACCCTTGAATGGCATTATCGGCATGGGTGATATTCTGCTTTCCAAAAATCCGACCGAGAAACAGCGCGGACTGATCGAAACGATGCAGGTATCAGCCAACAATCTTGTCGAGATGATCGAAAAGATCCTGGACTTTTCGAAAATCGAGGCCGGAAGGGTTGTTTCCGAGTCCCGCCGGTTCAATCTGGACCAATTTGTTTATCAGACACTGTCTTCGATCGAACCCCTGGCGATTAACAAGTCCTTACCCTTCAAGGTGATATGGGATAGCCGCCTTCCGGTTTTTTTAAACGGAGACGCATCGCACCTTCGCCAGATCCTGATCAATTTATTGGGGAATGCGGTGAAGTTCACCAGCACAGGGGCGGTCTCCCTCTCGATTCGAGTGGCCTTTGACGATCCATCGGGATCCCGTCTCCGATTCGAGGTGTCGGATACGGGAGTCGGGATTCCCGAGTCGATGAAGTCCCGCATCTTCGAACGGTTTATGCAGGGTGATGAAACAGTGACAAAACGTTTTGGCGGGACGGGTCTTGGGTTATCGTATGCACGGCAGCTTGTGGAACTATTGGGGGGGAGTATCGGTTTTCAAAGCAAGGAAGGTGTTGGCTCGACCTTCTGGTTCGAAGTTCCCTTCGGGCGCGAGGATAACCCTGATCCATCGCTCATCAAGACCGCCCCGAGAGTTTTTTTCTGGGGACAACATGAGGACTTTGGGCACTATGAAGAGATTCTTGCGCCATTTGCAGGTGATCTGCGTTTGATCCCTGCCGGTGCGAGAGCTCTTTTTTTCTATGAGCCAAATGACCTTCGAGGGGTGTTTGTGGCAAAAATCGATTCCTCCAACAGGGATCTTTTCTGGAACATCCTGTCAGACAAGGAAGATTCAAGAGTCCTGTCTTCCATGCTCAAGGTGCTGATTCTTGCTGACGATCTTCCCGAGCCTTCTCCCGGAGATTTGCCTGCTGGCGGCTCCTATGTGATAACCAGGGCGTTTCCTGACCGTTTACTGAGGTCGATTGCACTTTGGTCGCTCGAGGATGGACATTCGGGGGTGCAGGAATCCGCCGCCCCGGTGATCTCACCTCCCGGGCGTGCTTTGAGGATTCTGGTTGCAGAAGATAATTCGGTGAACCAGAAGGTGGTCGAGGGAATCCTGGCGGGGGCCGGCCATATGGTCCGGATAGTATCCGATGGGGAGATGGCTCTTGATTGTCTCGAATCCGAGACGTTTGACCTGATGATTCTGGATCTTTGCATGCCCGTCATGGGGGGCCTTGATGTATTGAAAACCCATCATTTTATGGAAGGAAAATCTCCCGTTCCGGCTATTATCCTGTCGGCAAACGCGACAAAAGAAGCGGCCGATTCCTGTTTTGAAGCCCGGGCGCAGGCCTTTTTGACAAAACCGATCCAGATCTCCCTTCTCTTGTCCGAAATTGATCGCATTACCTCGGCAGGGGATCGGCCCGGATCATCCTCGCCCGACACTTCCAGTTTTTCCGGGCTGGATCCATCAATTTTGGACAAGGCCATCCTGGCTGAGCTCGAGAAGGTCAGCCCCGATCCCGGGTTTATCCGGACCCTCCTTCAGGGTTTTTTGTCTGATGGGGAACGGCTTCTCTCACTGATGGAGGATTCACTGCTTCGTTGCGATTTCCCCGAGTTCATGGATGCGGTTCACGGACTCAAGGGAAGCGCTATCCAGATTGGGGCACAAAAGCTGGTCAAGCTTCTTTCGGATACCGAGTCCATGGAGATCTCTCTGATATTGTCCGGCAGGGCAATGTTCGTTATGGACCGGATCCGGGAGGTCTTTTTTCTGACCGCATCGGAGATCCGGCGTTTTGTCGACGAAGAGACCGATCTTTTCGATGATTCCAATAAAAAAAGGGAGTCATTCACAAATTCCTGA
- a CDS encoding patatin-like phospholipase family protein, translated as MARDFTIGLALGSGSARGWAHIGVIKALSRLGIEPDIICGTSVGALVGAAYASGKLEHLEKWALELTPKTIARYALISIGGGTFLSSDKLFPVFGEEVGSILIEELPKKFAAVATDLDSGEEVWIKRGPLVDAVSPSIALPGLFSPVAFGRRWLVDGGLVNPVPVTLCRAMGAEIVIAVNLNGDLVKRVRERVIPPAQTIPEEKETENREISFWENISSQFKSRFANGKSEPVPKDTPADVPRLLKVLASSINIMQDRITRSRMAGDPPDIVLSPRLSELGLLDFHRAQEAIREGEECVERMLPVINDTLFWEKEK; from the coding sequence ATGGCAAGGGATTTTACAATCGGACTGGCGCTTGGCTCCGGTTCTGCCAGGGGATGGGCTCACATAGGGGTCATCAAGGCCCTCTCCCGTCTTGGCATCGAACCGGACATCATCTGCGGGACATCTGTTGGAGCCCTTGTCGGAGCGGCCTACGCCAGCGGAAAGCTTGAGCATCTTGAAAAATGGGCTCTGGAGCTCACACCCAAGACCATCGCCCGCTATGCCCTCATTTCGATCGGAGGAGGAACGTTTCTTTCAAGCGACAAGCTTTTTCCGGTTTTCGGAGAAGAGGTCGGATCAATCCTGATCGAAGAGCTCCCCAAAAAGTTCGCGGCCGTTGCCACAGATCTTGATTCAGGGGAGGAGGTCTGGATCAAAAGGGGCCCCCTTGTCGATGCGGTCTCTCCATCAATCGCCCTTCCCGGATTATTCTCGCCGGTCGCCTTTGGAAGGCGCTGGCTTGTGGATGGAGGTCTGGTCAATCCGGTTCCAGTGACACTGTGCCGTGCCATGGGAGCCGAGATCGTCATCGCGGTCAACCTGAACGGCGATCTGGTGAAAAGAGTCCGGGAACGCGTCATTCCCCCCGCTCAGACGATCCCTGAAGAAAAGGAAACGGAGAACCGGGAGATCTCTTTCTGGGAAAATATCAGTTCGCAATTCAAAAGCCGATTCGCAAACGGGAAAAGCGAACCCGTTCCCAAAGACACTCCGGCGGATGTTCCCAGACTTTTAAAAGTACTGGCCAGTTCGATCAATATCATGCAAGACCGGATCACCAGGAGCCGGATGGCTGGCGACCCGCCGGACATCGTACTCTCCCCCAGGCTCTCGGAGCTTGGACTACTCGATTTCCATCGGGCGCAAGAAGCCATCAGGGAAGGAGAAGAGTGCGTCGAACGGATGCTCCCGGTGATCAACGACACCCTTTTTTGGGAAAAGGAAAAATGA
- a CDS encoding HD domain-containing phosphohydrolase, giving the protein MEMKEANRYRSFEHFLESARVMIVDDQFVGRKVLEEIIKSISPKITTVSFSDPEEALASYVKDLPDLILLDYKMPKMNGIDLIRGFRSQPSGEDVPIIMVTILEDKNIRYQALDAGATDFLTRPLDRIECQCRCKNLLSLRKMTIELKSHSRFLEEEVADAVLLQKQRERETLLRLARAGEFHDFETGNHVVRMARYAKLIAQAMGLPEDHCEAIELSAPMHDIGKIGIPDHVLKKPGILTSDEYEIIKMHPMIGHQILKESSSRYIEMGAVIALAHQERFDGSGYPFGLSGREIPLEARIVTVADVFDALTSVRPYKNAWTFEDAMSYLQEHSGKLFDPDCVEAFLRQIEEVRRISIIMGDLEAPS; this is encoded by the coding sequence ATGGAAATGAAAGAGGCGAACCGATACCGGTCTTTTGAGCACTTCCTTGAGTCTGCGAGGGTCATGATCGTCGATGACCAGTTTGTTGGTCGCAAGGTTCTGGAAGAGATCATCAAATCGATCTCACCCAAGATCACGACAGTGAGTTTTTCGGATCCGGAAGAGGCTTTGGCTTCCTATGTGAAAGATCTCCCGGATTTGATCCTCCTGGACTATAAAATGCCCAAAATGAACGGAATCGACCTGATCCGGGGCTTTCGCTCCCAACCATCCGGGGAGGATGTTCCGATCATCATGGTGACGATTCTTGAAGATAAAAATATCCGCTATCAGGCCCTTGATGCCGGGGCCACCGACTTTCTCACCCGTCCGCTTGACCGGATCGAGTGCCAGTGCCGTTGCAAGAACCTGTTATCGCTACGAAAGATGACCATTGAACTGAAAAGTCATTCCCGTTTTTTGGAAGAGGAGGTCGCCGATGCGGTCCTCCTTCAGAAACAGCGCGAGAGAGAAACCCTGCTGAGGCTCGCCAGGGCGGGGGAGTTCCACGACTTTGAAACCGGTAATCATGTCGTCAGGATGGCCAGGTATGCAAAGCTTATTGCCCAGGCCATGGGGCTTCCGGAGGATCATTGCGAAGCGATCGAGCTGTCGGCGCCGATGCATGATATCGGCAAGATCGGGATCCCGGACCATGTTTTAAAAAAGCCGGGAATCCTGACGTCTGATGAATACGAGATCATCAAGATGCATCCGATGATTGGCCACCAGATTTTAAAGGAGAGCAGCTCCCGGTATATCGAGATGGGTGCGGTGATTGCCCTTGCCCATCAGGAGCGCTTTGACGGATCGGGATATCCGTTCGGCCTTTCGGGGAGAGAGATTCCCCTCGAGGCAAGGATTGTGACCGTTGCCGATGTTTTTGACGCGTTGACCTCGGTTCGTCCCTACAAGAACGCCTGGACTTTTGAGGACGCCATGTCCTATCTGCAGGAGCATTCGGGAAAACTGTTCGATCCGGACTGTGTAGAGGCTTTTCTGAGACAGATCGAAGAGGTTCGCCGGATCTCGATCATCATGGGAGATCTGGAAGCCCCGTCATGA
- a CDS encoding crotonase/enoyl-CoA hydratase family protein has protein sequence MENLETREALTAQVVPCPSYSQLAITHDAAYRTDWCFMKGDPRPCFTPTMLKELQHYANHLAVQADREVHYMVQASSVPGIFNYGGDLNLFRQLIAEKDREALLSYARSCINAIYGGVIHFTRDITAIALVEGDALGGGFECALACDVIIAEKNARMGLPEILFNLFPGMGAYSFLSRRIGPSKAQRLIESGIIHTAQELYDMGVVDHLAEEGQGKSAVYNYIRKENKFRNGMMAIREVKKYVDPVSYEELIHITEIWVDAALRLTDRDLRMMERLVARQTAKPMGNG, from the coding sequence ATGGAAAATCTTGAGACAAGAGAAGCTTTGACGGCACAAGTTGTTCCCTGCCCTTCCTATTCACAGCTTGCGATCACCCATGATGCCGCATATCGGACAGACTGGTGTTTCATGAAGGGAGATCCCCGTCCATGTTTTACTCCGACGATGCTCAAGGAGCTTCAGCATTATGCGAACCATCTGGCGGTGCAGGCGGACAGGGAGGTTCATTACATGGTCCAGGCCTCTTCGGTTCCGGGGATCTTCAACTACGGGGGCGACCTGAATCTTTTTCGGCAACTGATTGCCGAGAAGGACCGTGAAGCTCTCCTCTCCTACGCCCGCTCCTGCATCAATGCCATCTATGGTGGCGTCATCCACTTTACCCGGGATATCACTGCCATTGCCCTGGTGGAAGGGGATGCCCTGGGTGGAGGTTTTGAATGCGCACTGGCCTGTGATGTCATCATTGCCGAAAAAAACGCCCGGATGGGACTTCCGGAAATTCTTTTCAATCTCTTCCCCGGAATGGGTGCTTACAGTTTCCTTTCCAGAAGGATTGGTCCGTCAAAGGCGCAGAGACTGATCGAGAGTGGAATCATCCATACGGCCCAGGAGCTATACGATATGGGAGTGGTCGATCACCTTGCCGAAGAAGGTCAGGGGAAAAGTGCGGTCTATAACTATATCCGAAAGGAAAACAAGTTCCGGAATGGAATGATGGCGATCAGGGAGGTCAAAAAATATGTCGATCCTGTCTCCTATGAGGAGTTGATCCATATTACCGAGATCTGGGTTGATGCTGCCCTTCGCCTGACCGATCGGGACCTTCGCATGATGGAGAGGCTGGTTGCCAGGCAAACGGCAAAACCCATGGGAAACGGGTAA